TAAATGTAAGCAAAGTTACCTTCAAAGAATCAACCACCGCACCAAACTTAGCCAATGTGCTTACTGCACTTGCCCGAACCGTTGCATTCTCAAGGATGACCCGATTATATATATACCTTATGTATTTGCTAGGATCAGAAGTCTTTGGTCCCTCCACGCCAAGAAAATGTAGAATCTGATCATAAGTTAACAGAAATTTAACATGTTTTAGTACTATAGCCGAATGTTGTGATAATGTGATTCTACCTTCACATCAATAGGCatataaatttgaaaataaagaGTATTTTTTTTGTGCATAAATTATGTCATGTGTATCAGTCCTAGGTGAGTCTGTTTCTTTACCTTCTTTTAACTTTTTGTGCATTCAATTCTTTTTCGTGATTATATATTTATACCTTTATATCAATATGAAAACAATTTCTCACAGAACCTTTTAGCTAGAGATGCACAAAACGGGTATTTTTATACCCTGGAACCAGGTAGGAACCGGGTCCGGGTTTGGTCAACAAAGTTAAGAACCGGGTAGGGTAGGAACCGGTTCCAGGTACGTTCAGGTATTTGACCAATTTGACCGGATTTTGACCAGGTCGGGCCTGGGTTTTGAACGGGTAGAGGTGGAACCGGGTCCGGTGGTTCCGGATCGGGTTCGGTTCCTTTTTCTACACCCGGGTCTGGAACTGGTATGTACCCGCAGGTCGGGTAGTATAGGAACCGCTTCCAGTCGGGTCCGGAACCGGGTTTTTTGTGCATCTCTACTTTtagctgaaaattataaaaattggAAATTCTTGAAAACAAGAACTAAACAATTGGGTCCCAAGTCCTAACAGATTTTACATTTTCTGCACACTTTCTAGTAGCTCACTGGACGTTTACACTAACAATAGAAGTCTCTAACTACTAGCTTAAAAATGAATACTgatcacaaaaacaaaaaaaaaacccaccAACATGCTTACCTGTGTTGATAGGTAGGTAAATTCACAGTCCTCGATAAATTCACACAAGTGAAGAAGGCCGCTTTCTTTGGCATCTGGAATGTCCCTTATGAGTATCACAATTGAATCAACAATTGCTTTCTTGTACTCAAACCCACCTTCTTCCCTCAGAATATTGCTTAAGAAATTCATccttaattaaataaaaaagacaATACGAGTATATGAGAGACAGCCACACTACATTTCATCctttagtaaaaaaaaatgacAATGAAAGCCGGTGATAATGCATACATGATTACGTGGTCTATACAAATATTCAAAAGTTTTCACTAAGGCCACCAAAATGCTAAAAAGGGGAAAACCATACAAGATGAAAAGATGTTTTGAACTTTAAAGCCTTTCACTTCTGTAGctgtaaaatgacaaaaaaaccCTTTATATGCGCATATATGTTTTAATGTTCCATCTAGAGTTGATTCTTGTCAGTAGCTTCAAGGgcattttgtcatttttaaaactttaaaagTGACGAGCTTTCAAATTAAGGAACATTTTGGAGTTCACAATTTTCCAGCAGGTTTTTTACCGAGATTGAcataaaccgaaccaaaccaaatTTGATACTTGGGAGACCTTTAAATATGTCATAATATATGGGTGTCCTTAATGAAGACTTTTGAATATTTGGGTAGCCTATGTATGCATAATGgtataaaataacaaaaaaaaaaactcacaaTGATCTGTACTTGAGGGGAAACTTCAAACACAAGGATCTAATGGCATCAACCACAACAATTTTGAATTCATCAGCAATATCTGACATGAAGTTAGTAATTTGTTTCATCAGACGGTCAACACCTGATTCGTTGCCTGTTTTCAGGAGTGTGGTAATTGCAAGGGTAGCGATACTTCTATTTTGGTCTGAGATTAAACTCTCCATATCAATATTACAACTAGTAACTGCCATTGGATGCGTCATTGCCACCTGGATAATGTAGACATCAAAAAAGTTAGGATATATACCAACAGAATTATCGtattaaatagaaaaaaaaatgttaCATCTTTTTGTAAAGGTATGATTACTGAGGCAATCACAAGAAACTGAATTTACAGAAGATAAGAAAATATGTTGGTCATTTATGGTATTAACCCTAACTATAAGAACCATAAATACTGGAAATTATACGATAAAAGAAATGAAGAAACAGAAGACCAATAATGTACATGTTTACGTTCATTACAAGGGAACTAAGCGAGGTCACATGTAATGATGACATGGAAAACTAGCaaacaaaatatattaataaaatgtCAAGCTGTGGAATGGTAATTACCTTGTTTAATGTGCGGACAGCAGCAAACCGAAGTACTGGTTTAGAGGAACTTAAGAAAAGCTGTAAAACGGTAATTGCAGGAGTTAATTCTCTACTAGTAACACCATTTAATTCCGTTATTGCCCTCGCCGCTTCAAATATAACCATTTCTGCTTTGTGACGGAGACAACCTTCTAGATAGTCATAAAATGGGCGGTCCCCACTTTGATTATTCATACTTGATTCTCTGATAACCTAAAAAAAGGTATCACACACTTGGCAATAAGTTCGAACTTAACCAACCAATAAATtactttaaaatatatatatatatatatatatatatatatatatatatatatatatatatatatatattataataataataataataataacaatacctGACTGGTGTAACGAATCAACAGGCATTGAGCCAAAGGTGAACGCACCGTACCCCTTGTTAAGCTGGTAACTAATTTGCTCACAGCTAATCTATCGTTTTGTCTTATCTGCAAGTATATCAATATTCTTATATAAACAGCTGATGTTGAAAGTTTTGGGGGCGTTTGGCTTTTAATAAGGAATCACTAAGGACATAAGTACAATAACATGGTGAAACAGAAACAAGAATCACAAGTATCTGATCAGCATAGGGCCAATGATTTCATACCTGGTGGAGCAGTGCAAGTGCATGAAACTGTACAAGTGCAGCCCTTGACTGAACTGCTTCTTGTACTTCATTACTCCATCTTTTCACAATCTCAGGGTTCGTCTAAGATAACAAAGATgtacaagaaaaagaaaaaatttgTGGTAAAAATAGATATCATTAAATATCAGTAAAGAACACTGCACAACATAAAAAAACTCCCAAATGCTTAGTTGTACCTGGAGCAAATGGATACCACTGACTAAAGCTGCACTGGCAACCACAGGATTTTTGTCAACGATAGCTTGCTTCAAGTACCTCTCAATTTGAGTAAGAAGTGTTCCATCTGTAATACGGCATAATACACGGATAGCATTTGCACGATACACATCGGTTTTGCTATTCATATCCTTCATGAGTGAGCTTGTGACAATGATAACCTTATTTTTGAACAAGAATAACGTGTCATTTAAACATAAATATATCTAGATTTTATGAGCATGGAAGGGAATAAAATTGTTTATTATATAACCTCATCTGAAGAGGGTGAGAGCTCCTTTATAATCAAATAAACCATTCTTCTTAAACCGATATCTTTAGACTGGAAAAGTTTTGTCACAGAAAAGAAGACTTCTGTGGCTTCAACCTATATCGAAGAACAATAACAGAGAGTCATAATACGAAATCAACGCTAAGTACAAGATCCATTTTCAGACATTGTGGGCAAACACAAATGAAAAACATGGTCAGCAACAAACATATCTTTTCATTTGTATTTAGTCATGTGGCAGGTAAAAGCAATCCCATAGACCTTAACACATGGTCATCCACAATTTCACATAAGTACATATGAACTAAGATATCTAGTCAtaacactatttgtacaaactgTATAATGAGAGTGGTTTTGGTTCAGTTTGATCAGATGCAATAAATACACAACCAAAAATCCAAAGAAGGAACATGTTTGTCACAACATGAAAAGAGTATATCAAAGATATCATATATAAGCTTGTCCATATAAAAGtgtggattaggatcaaatacaaaggatcctaattgtaagaagtgtaagaaggatttatagagtgacaagtgtccaataacctaaaaaaacccactacacaaaaaaaccccactacaaaaaaaaaaaaaaaaaaaaaaaaaaaccttaaacatccaccaccaccaaaaacctaaatcccccccccccacacacacacatcacccaccctaaaaaaaaaaaaatttttttttttttgccgagggggtgaggggtggagaggggggggggggggggggtttaggtttaggtttttgggtgggggtgggtgtttagtttttttagattttttttaggtttttggggggtgtgggggggggttaggttttttggtgaggtatagtttttttttttgttttttttttgcccgggggggttaggtttttgggtggtggtggggtggggtggggtgggggtttaggtttttggtggtgatgtagtgggtttagttttaggttattggacacttgtcactctataaatccttcttacacttcttacaattagaagcctttgtagaataacttgacccataAAAGTGTAAGGTTCCAAAAGGAATTTAACCATTTAAGTCATAAACTAGAGATGAAAACCCACTCCATTTCTATTCCTTATGTGGCCTGATCTAAAGCATAAACCTATCcatatatctgtatacaagttaATGAGGTCTGTTTAAACTTTAAACAGTCTTGAGAATGAAATCTGACCTTTGTGAAGGTTTCCCCTTGATTTAGAAGATAAAGCAGCTTTGTAATAACCTGACAACAGAAAGATAAAGCACATATTGTATGAAGCAAAGAATCCTAATACCAAGAATCAGATGAGATGAACGAAACAAGCACCTGAGAGCACCTCCTTGAATCTAACTGAGGATCATTGAAGACCCTGGCTTCTTGAAGAACTGCTCCCTTCTCAATACCGAGAAAGGGCGAGTACTCTGTTGCACATAATAAAAAATTCCACATTAAATACAAAAGAATAGTTTAACATCCCATTATTCTTTAACTATTAGGTAACGAAGATCCAAAGATCTATATCATTTTCCGGTTTTCTGAAGTGTGTAATTTATCCATGCCAATACAATATATCATTTCTCTactatctcatcatcttgtttgtTATAAGTCACAGTGATCTAAAAGCTATATTATAGTTTCATCAACTCTCTCTAAATAAGTCATACCATCTTACAACTTACAAGTCACAATGATCTAAAACTAAATTATCATTTCATCAAAACTTTCGAAATCGGTCATGCTATGTTATAACTCACAATGATCTAAAACCTAAATTATAGCTTCGTCAACAATCTCTAAATCAGTCATACTATGTTACAAGTCACAATGATCTAAAACCTAAATTATAGTTTCATCAACAATCTCTAAATCAGTCATACTATGTTATAAGTCACAATGATCTAAAACCTAAATTATAGCTTCATCAACTCTTTCTAACCAgtcatacaaaaaaaaaaacacaaacctAATTCATGAATATCAAGACCGTTACATCCAGAGCCTACCAGATCAACTGATCAACAACTTTTAAGCACTTTCTAATCATCTCAACTAGTATTATCACAACAACACAGTGAAATTACACGTAAACCTAAAACTGAAATGAAAATCATCCGATTCGCGTAAAATTACGAACAGGACAATTTCAGAAACTGTATCGAACAAATTGAAACAGCTATTCGGATAATTGAACCGAAATTCGAAGGAGATCGTAGAGATTCAGAGGTTCGTACCTTCTTCGTCGCGATCGTCATCTTTCTTCACGTACTGCGCCATCGAAGAGGTGTGTGTTGAGAATTAACCTAAAAGTGTAATTACTGAAGAAGATCTAACAGATCTGTTTGAGTTTCTGTGTGTGTGTTTGAGTGTAATTGAAGCTTTTATCAATGGAAGATGAGGTTGCAGATCTCTGAACCTGAACCTGTTTCGATGATTTGTGAGAGTGAAGTTTGATCTTTTTTAAGGGTTTGAGCTTTGAAACctacaaaagaaaatgaaaaaaatgtaaatcttcttttattagttttttttttttttttttttttttttgagttaaatgtcattttagtccctgtggtttggtccaTTTTTTCAGTTTAGtctaaatgtttcatttttcgtatatgagtccaaaaaggtttcactgttgtcattttagtccactgggttaacttcattcatttttctgttaacgagaagggcaattcagtcattttatatggccgaattacccttttagttaacaaaattacatataaaatgaccgaattgtccttctcgttaatagaaaaaatggatgaagttaactcagtggactaaaatggcaacggtgaaacctttttagacccacatgagaaaaatgaaacctttaaactaaactggcaaaatggcccaaaccacaaggactaaaatggcatttaactcttttttctTACAAAGTGAGAATAACGAAAGTACTTATTCTTAATTTGATATAAGTCTATAGCCATGTCACAAACAAATTAATCCATATAGTTAGATGTTATGTGGCATACGTGTCGCACATGTTCTTTTCCTTGCGTATCACCTGTTTATGTCTGTTATAATGCATATAAATGGATTTTCTTCGCAATTGTATGTGAAGTATCTTCTGAATCCTATCGTTTAGCGCGATAAATAAGAAGACATCACCGATACACTCGTGTATGACAAACATAGTGGCATGTCGATTCTTGTTTGTTTATCGTTTCGTTGAATTTTTTTATTCTCCGCGTTATACGTATTGCTCAAATACAAAGAAATGGGCGATGAACATAAAAATAATCAAATCATGAATTGTATTATTGATAATAATAGGAGATTACAATAGATTATATAGATAAATAAATTACATTCTAAACCCTCTATTATTAAACTAATTCTATCTTAACTATTAAGTCTAAAATTCCACCGCAACCTGAGGGCGGGGAACGACCTGCAACTTGGATCTTAACAGCGGAAATCGTTGAGAGGGTAACGGTTTAGTAAACACATCAGCAATTTGATCATTTGTAGATATGAACTTGTCATTAAGATTGCCCTGAGCAACTTGTTCACGGACAAAATGGTAATCAACCTCTACATACTTAGTACGAGCATGAAAAACGGGATTCGCAGATAGATAGGTTGCACCAAGATTATCACACCAAAGAGTCGGAGATTGATGAACTATTCCAAGTTCCTGAAGAAGCGACTTTAACCAGATCAGCTCAGTAACAGTGTTAGCGATGGTCTTATATTCGGATTCTGTAGACGATCGAGAGACAGTTCTTTGTTTTCGAGCAGCCCAATAAATCAAATTAGAGCCTAAATAGATAGCAAATCCCCCCCCCCCCGTGGAACGACGATCGATGAGGCAGCCTACCCAGTCAGAATTCGAGTATGCGTGAATATCTTGAGTCCAATGAGAGTCGGAGAAGGTCTGTAACCTGGAACCTGTGTCATGACGAAAGTATAATCCAAGCCGAACTGTGCCCTAAAGATACCGCAAGATACGTTTCACAGCAGCCTAATGATTTTCAGTCGGAGAATGCATAAACTGACAAACTTTGTTGACAACAAAGGCAATGTCAGGTCTAGATAAGGTAGCATACTGAAGAGCACCAACAATTTGGCAATATTTGGAAGGGTCCTCAAGAGGAGGACTATCATCAGGTAACAACTCATGAGAGGTACTCATAGGAGAAGACACAGGTTTACAATCCACCATACCAACCCTGTGAATAATATCCAAAACATACTTACATTGAGATAGAAGCAAATTGGAATCATGACGAAGAACTTCAACACCCAAGAAGTAATGTAATGGACCAAGATCCTTAACAGCAAACTGAGAGCTAAAACGACCAATGATGTCACGGATAGCAGTATCATTATTACCCATAACGATGATGCCATCGACATAAACAAGCACATACACAATAGTGCCTCGGGAATTCAAGATAAATAGGGACGGATCAGTTTTTGGATCCATAAAAACCAAGCTGCTGAAGTGCTTGAGACAGCCTAGTAAACCAAGCCCGAGGAGCTTGTTTAAGGCCATATAGTGATTTGTGCAAGAGGCATACATGATCAGGTCTCATAGAGTCAATAAAACCAGGAGATTGCTTCATATAAACTGTTTCTTTAAGATCACCATGCAGGAAGGCATTTTAAACATCTAGTTGACGAGTAGCCCATTTGTTTGTCACAGCCAGTGAAAGAACAGTACATATAGTGGCCGGTTTGACAACCGGACTAAATGTTTCATGATAGTCAACTCCCGGTTGTTGATGAAAACCCTTAGCCACCAGACGAGCCTTGTAACGACTTATCTTCCCAGTAGGATCTGTTTTCAACATGTAACCCCACTTACAATCAACCACATTAGCATTTTTGACAGGTGGAACTAATAACCAAGTACCATTCTTATGCAAAGCCGCCAACTCTTCAGCCATGGCATGATGCCACTCAGAAGACTTATTGGCAATGGTAAATGAGGTAGGTTCGGTAGGTATAGGTGATGAGGTAGTAGCGGTGTATGCAGCAAGGTTGTATCGTGTGGGTTGTTTTGGGTGTGGCCTAAGGTTAGGTGGGAGTATAAACTCATGAGATGAACCGATTGGTACGTAAGCACGTTCCAAGGACAGCCAAACTTCACGAGATGTTCGGCCTTTAACATGTTGAAAGATGATTCAGAGACGCTGGAGATTATAAGCATGCGAACATGCGCATCATTGGCAATCCATGGGGCATAACTTGGATTGTTTTGTGACAGCATCACCGGTTGTTACACTTTCTGGTGGACACGGTATAGTACCATTAACATAGCCAAACAAATTGTGGGAAATTAAAAAGGGTTCAATCAAGGATCGCCAATGTCCGTAATTTGTAGGTTTTATGGTAAAAGAAAACTTGTGGAAGAAGTGAGTAGTCTTTTCTTGATTTGTAAAAGTGGTTATTGCAGCCATGGTAATCGAACAGGGTTCTGATTTTGGTTGTTGTTGGTCGGAAGTATCGTCGGCAGGATTTGTAGAGGTGGCAGCAGTAGGGTTGCTGGCCACGATTGAATGGTGGCTGCAGTAGGGTTAGGGCTGGCAGGTTTGGGGGAGATTTGATTTGGCTGTGATACCAAATCAAATCATGAATTGTATTATTGATAATCATAGGAGATTACAATAGATtatatagataaataaataaattacattcTACACCCTCTATTATTAAACTAATTATGTATTAACTATTAAGTCTAATAAAAATAATGTATGATATCCCTTATGGCTTAATGTAATATGAAATATCATTAATATGTTTGTGTTTCTGTCAAATAATCGAGGTTCTTTAACAGTTAAGTTGGAATCTTAAACCATTAATTCAATTCACCTGAGAGGAGGATGAGTATTACCATCCAGAGCATGTGATGTCAAATTGTTAGACTACATAAAAACCAATAAAAAATCAATAACTAAACATTTAACGATGTTTTTATGTTTAAGTGTAGTTCTCTACCTTAAGAGGATATGCAAAGATAACAGCTTCATCTGACATGATTTGAGCTTCTAATCATCAAACACATGAGCCTCAATTCAACATCCACACCTACATAAACTTGCTTGCATTATGCTTAATAGACCTAGCTTTATCTAACCAAGGTCTTAAAGTTACACCTCACTATTTTGGATATTCACACTCAAAAGAACAAGCTCATCATGATGTTCGGATTAATCTTTCAAATACCACACACTATAAGTTTTTGGGTTGCTCGAACCCAGTGGCGACCTACTACTATGGTTAGGGGCGGCTACCCCCGCAAAAATCCCGATCGCACCCTTAAAAATATTGTTAAACCCTCTGATCATCCCACAGATAATAAATTTTGGATCCGTCACTACTCCCACCTACAAACTTTATATTGAGTTTTATATTTTCATTATAGTTAACTTCTGTTgtgctccctgtggttttgtcattttaatggttttgccccaaTAGTTTAAGAATggtcattttcctccctgatctttcgaTCTTATTATCATTTTGCTCCCAGCctttaactccatccaaaaaaaccattaactagaagggtattttggtaatttatagATAAAAGCATGGGCATGTAAGTATTTTCACATAAATAAacctataacttgtttatttacacGTATATAATTAATTCTTTTCTGATCCCACATCTTTCCAACCACTCTTTCTAACAACCCACCACCATCcacaaccatccaccaccacctgcaactaCCACCTGTCGCCCGCCATTACTGTCGCCTATTATCCACCATTTGTCGACCACCATTACAAGCAATCGACCATCTGAACCCACGCATACACATTGGCAAACAAAAACAGCACCCCAAATCCCAAATCGGTGCCAACCTGAATCAGTCTCCAACCCCAAATCGAAATACAAACAAACCCAATCCCAAATAACGATTTAGTTATTTATAATTAATCATTGAAAACATTTTCTACTCCCATTCCTTTCTCCCCCAACCTTTTATGTATCACCACAACCAATCACCATTAACCATACCAACACCACCAACCACCGCCGCCACTACCCTACCCACTAATCTGAAGACCACCCTGCCAGACCGtcaccaccacctcaccccgtTGTCTGAACCCTAACCCACCACCAACCGCCAATAGCAAAATTACCATTTTAAACTATTATGGCATAAACGTTAAAAtgagcaaaccacagggagcaaaacagaagttaactcttctatctactataataaaagaaaccaacttctagacacgtgtcattcattgaaggtatcctcaaatatatacttatcttatattaactaaataaataacaaattaatattaaatcttatcatacattaataaaatattatgctcaaatctaaattgttaatttaatatatttttaaaacaaatatctctctttcctacttatcttatattagatatgtaaataataaactaatattaaatgttatcctaatttattaaaaatataacttttttattatttggtatacaaaattatatttactcaactcgtgtaaaacacggggtttttaaaaatttaactttttttctTTACtgtacaaagttacatttatataccccgtgtaatacacaaacttttttaaagatataactttctatcatttgctatgtaaaattagatttattcaatacgtgtaatacacgggatttttaaggatataatttttttattatttggtagattttt
This is a stretch of genomic DNA from Helianthus annuus cultivar XRQ/B chromosome 16, HanXRQr2.0-SUNRISE, whole genome shotgun sequence. It encodes these proteins:
- the LOC110916687 gene encoding coatomer subunit gamma-2 — encoded protein: MAQYVKKDDDRDEEEYSPFLGIEKGAVLQEARVFNDPQLDSRRCSQVITKLLYLLNQGETFTKVEATEVFFSVTKLFQSKDIGLRRMVYLIIKELSPSSDEVIIVTSSLMKDMNSKTDVYRANAIRVLCRITDGTLLTQIERYLKQAIVDKNPVVASAALVSGIHLLQTNPEIVKRWSNEVQEAVQSRAALVQFHALALLHQIRQNDRLAVSKLVTSLTRGTVRSPLAQCLLIRYTSQVIRESSMNNQSGDRPFYDYLEGCLRHKAEMVIFEAARAITELNGVTSRELTPAITVLQLFLSSSKPVLRFAAVRTLNKVAMTHPMAVTSCNIDMESLISDQNRSIATLAITTLLKTGNESGVDRLMKQITNFMSDIADEFKIVVVDAIRSLCLKFPLKYRSLMNFLSNILREEGGFEYKKAIVDSIVILIRDIPDAKESGLLHLCEFIEDCEFTYLSTQILHFLGVEGPKTSDPSKYIRYIYNRVILENATVRASAVSTLAKFGAVVDSLKPRVFVLLRRCLYDNDDEVRDRATLYLNTLGGDGSVVETDKDVKDFLFGSLDIPLANLEASLKSYEPTEEPFDISSVPKEVKSQPLAEKKTAGKKPTALGAPPAGPTSTVDAYEKLLSSISEFSSFGKLFKSSTPVELTEAETEYAVNVVKHIFDKHVVFQYNCTNTIPEQLLENVVVVVDASEAEEFAEVATKPLKSLPYDTPGQTFVAFEKPEGVPAVGRFSNVLKFLVKEVDPSTGEAEEDGVEDEYQLEDSEIVAADYMLKVGVSNFRNAWESLGPDFERIDEYGLGPRESLSEAVNAVINLLGMQPCEGTEVVAANSRSHSCLLSGVYMGNVKVLVRLSFGVDSSKEVAMKLAVRSEDESVSDAIHEIVAN
- the LOC110919131 gene encoding uncharacterized mitochondrial protein AtMg00810-like, with amino-acid sequence MALNKLLGLGLLGCLKHFSSLVFMDPKTDPSLFILNSRGTIVYVLVYVDGIIVMGNNDTAIRDIIGRFSSQFAVKDLGPLHYFLGVEVLRHDSNLLLSQCKYVLDIIHRVGMVDCKPVSSPMSTSHELLPDDSPPLEDPSKYCQIVGALQYATLSRPDIAFVVNKVCQFMHSPTENH